A stretch of the Xanthocytophaga agilis genome encodes the following:
- a CDS encoding rhamnogalacturonan acetylesterase: MKIQRDSLWVGLFLCISVAANAQNVAGSGKDSYHVRFDFGSGKVEKGFLPVTPVTLYSKVLGYGFLPEASVQAVSRGGKDALKSDFCTSDNPFFFTVDVPEGNYDVQVTLGDSEGESLTTVKAECRRLMIEKVQTQAGHFVTQTFTVNVRNRRIADTSEVKLKPRELSYLHWDNQLTLEFGNTLPKVCALEITHNKEAATVFLAGNSTVVDQDREPWAAWGQMIPAFFKSGRIAIANHAESGESASSFIKERRLEKILSLMKAGDYLFIEFAHNDQKQTGPNIGPFTSYKKDLKYFISETRKRGGSPVLVTSMHRRNFDSTGHIVNTLGNYPEAMRQVAREENVPLIDLNAMSKTLYEAWGPEKSLKAFVHYPAGSFPGQEKELKDNTHFSTYGAYEIAKCIVVGIKAAKLPIAQYLKENIPAFDPAKPDAVETWSLPLSPLVQVIKPDGN, encoded by the coding sequence ATGAAAATACAAAGAGACTCTTTGTGGGTAGGGCTATTTCTGTGCATAAGTGTAGCGGCTAACGCACAGAATGTCGCTGGGTCTGGTAAAGATTCATATCATGTACGGTTTGATTTTGGTTCGGGTAAAGTTGAAAAAGGATTCTTGCCGGTTACTCCGGTTACACTTTACTCGAAAGTATTGGGGTATGGATTTTTGCCAGAGGCCAGTGTACAGGCAGTAAGCAGAGGGGGAAAAGATGCTTTGAAGAGTGATTTTTGTACTAGCGACAACCCTTTTTTCTTTACAGTAGATGTACCTGAAGGAAATTATGATGTACAGGTTACATTGGGTGATAGCGAGGGTGAGTCTCTCACTACTGTCAAAGCCGAATGCCGTCGATTGATGATAGAGAAGGTACAGACACAAGCAGGTCATTTTGTTACACAAACGTTTACTGTAAATGTACGAAATAGACGAATTGCAGATACTTCCGAGGTAAAGCTTAAACCCAGAGAATTAAGTTATCTGCACTGGGATAATCAGTTAACACTGGAGTTTGGGAATACACTGCCTAAAGTTTGTGCTCTGGAAATTACCCACAACAAAGAGGCAGCAACAGTTTTCCTGGCAGGCAATTCGACAGTAGTTGACCAGGATAGGGAGCCCTGGGCTGCCTGGGGACAAATGATTCCTGCCTTTTTTAAATCAGGCAGAATAGCTATTGCTAATCATGCCGAATCAGGAGAGTCTGCCAGTAGTTTTATTAAGGAACGTCGATTGGAAAAAATACTAAGCCTTATGAAGGCGGGCGATTATCTGTTTATTGAGTTTGCCCATAACGATCAAAAACAAACCGGCCCCAACATCGGTCCTTTTACCAGCTATAAAAAAGACCTGAAATACTTTATTTCAGAAACACGAAAACGAGGGGGAAGCCCTGTTCTGGTGACTTCCATGCATCGCCGCAATTTTGATTCTACAGGGCATATTGTCAATACACTGGGAAACTATCCGGAGGCTATGCGACAGGTTGCACGTGAAGAAAATGTGCCTCTGATAGATCTGAATGCTATGAGTAAAACCTTGTATGAAGCCTGGGGACCTGAAAAATCGCTGAAGGCATTTGTTCATTACCCGGCTGGTTCTTTTCCGGGACAGGAAAAAGAGTTAAAAGACAATACGCATTTTAGTACATATGGAGCCTACGAAATAGCAAAGTGTATCGTGGTAGGAATAAAGGCTGCCAAACTGCCAATAGCTCAGTATTTGAAAGAAAACATCCCTGCATTTGATCCGGCAAAACCAGATGCGGTTGAAACATGGAGTTTACCGCTAAGCCCTCTGGTGCAGGTTATCAAGCCTGATGGCAATTGA
- a CDS encoding glycoside hydrolase family 88 protein — protein sequence MNTRVQIVIFLFLAVSIHSFGQDLPKKKKILKSMTVANAYFMKKWPDTGKPIVSPDRTRPSNIWTRGVYYEGLMALYQIAPKKDYYNYAVSWGESHKWGLRDGIKTRNADNQCCGQTYIDLYLIDKKEERIRDIKASIDSLVSSSKFDDWTWVDALQMAMPVMAKLGVIYNDTRYYEKMYQMYDHSKNIQGDKGLYNPADGLWWRDKDFDPPYTEPNGQDCYWSRGNGWAVAALVRVLDVMPANAPHREEYQKTYLEMMKALVPIQRKDGFWNVSLHDSTNYGGKELTGTALFTYGMAWGLRKGLLDEKTYKPIITKAWNALATDCVHDNGFLGYVQGTGKEPKDGQPLSYEKEPNFEDFGLGCFLLAGSEVYKLSK from the coding sequence ATGAATACGAGAGTTCAAATTGTTATTTTTTTATTTCTGGCTGTTAGTATACATTCTTTTGGACAGGATCTGCCTAAAAAGAAAAAGATACTCAAATCCATGACAGTGGCCAATGCCTACTTCATGAAAAAATGGCCGGATACGGGTAAACCTATTGTAAGTCCGGATCGTACCCGCCCAAGCAATATATGGACACGAGGGGTATATTATGAAGGACTAATGGCTTTGTATCAGATTGCACCTAAAAAAGACTATTACAACTATGCTGTTTCCTGGGGTGAAAGTCACAAATGGGGATTACGGGATGGTATCAAAACCCGAAATGCAGATAACCAGTGCTGTGGCCAGACGTACATTGATTTATATCTGATTGATAAAAAGGAAGAACGTATACGGGATATTAAGGCTTCAATAGATAGTCTGGTAAGTAGTAGTAAGTTTGACGACTGGACCTGGGTTGATGCCTTGCAGATGGCTATGCCGGTAATGGCAAAGCTCGGTGTGATCTATAATGATACCCGCTATTATGAAAAAATGTACCAGATGTATGACCATTCCAAAAATATACAGGGTGACAAAGGGCTATACAATCCTGCTGATGGTTTGTGGTGGCGGGACAAGGATTTTGATCCTCCGTATACAGAACCTAACGGACAGGATTGTTACTGGTCACGAGGTAATGGCTGGGCAGTGGCAGCTTTGGTACGGGTATTGGATGTCATGCCTGCCAATGCTCCTCATCGGGAAGAATACCAGAAAACGTATCTGGAAATGATGAAAGCATTGGTGCCTATTCAGCGAAAGGATGGATTCTGGAATGTGAGTCTGCATGATTCTACCAACTATGGAGGCAAAGAACTGACAGGAACAGCTTTGTTTACGTATGGAATGGCATGGGGCCTTCGCAAAGGATTGCTGGATGAGAAAACCTACAAACCTATTATTACAAAAGCCTGGAATGCGCTGGCAACAGATTGTGTGCACGACAATGGCTTTCTGGGCTATGTACAGGGTACAGGCAAAGAACCCAAAGACGGACAGCCACTGAGTTATGAAAAAGAACCCAACTTTGAAGATTTTGGCTTAGGGTGTTTTCTTCTGGCAGGAAGTGAAGTATATAAGTTAAGCAAATAG